A genomic window from Bdellovibrio sp. SKB1291214 includes:
- a CDS encoding flavodoxin family protein, with translation MKKVLILNGSPSGDKGNCAVFIQKVHNLDKTLNYDVVHLAKTSISTTLKKKIAAADGVIFVTGTYWDSWGSPMQKLMEEMTDMEGTPALMGKPCAVMVLMHSVGGKSVLSRLQGVLSTMGFLIPPMSGMVYSLVSDIALKSKNTHAKDFWQIEDAELILENLKTAMSMQVTWTTWPVDKKDPRRKWFR, from the coding sequence ATGAAAAAAGTTTTGATTCTTAATGGCAGTCCTTCTGGTGATAAAGGCAATTGCGCAGTCTTCATTCAAAAGGTTCATAATCTTGATAAAACTCTGAATTATGACGTCGTTCATTTAGCGAAAACATCAATTAGCACGACATTGAAAAAGAAAATTGCAGCGGCCGATGGAGTGATCTTTGTCACCGGCACATATTGGGACTCATGGGGAAGTCCGATGCAAAAGCTGATGGAAGAAATGACCGATATGGAAGGGACTCCAGCCCTTATGGGTAAACCGTGTGCTGTGATGGTGCTGATGCATTCGGTGGGTGGAAAGTCCGTCTTATCACGCTTGCAAGGCGTTTTAAGTACGATGGGATTCTTGATCCCACCTATGAGTGGAATGGTTTATTCGCTCGTCTCTGATATCGCTTTGAAATCAAAAAATACTCACGCCAAAGATTTCTGGCAGATTGAAGATGCAGAATTGATTTTAGAAAATTTGAAAACAGCGATGTCGATGCAAGTCACTTGGACCACATGGCCTGTCGATAAAAAAGACCCTCGTCGTAAGTGGTTTCGATAG
- a CDS encoding choice-of-anchor D domain-containing protein, whose protein sequence is MKTLIALLLVTTFSWSAQAAPTHSFIKSPIHTTEEVAVDYDFGDVTMGNGASQTWEFTAPENAAVYISQITITGDDFWADTDCLGKLDATYSCTFTLYFVPSKEGAVTGTVKIMTNLDNVTINAKAKGVAAPAQ, encoded by the coding sequence ATGAAAACCCTTATTGCTCTTTTGCTGGTCACCACTTTTTCGTGGAGTGCACAGGCTGCTCCCACGCACTCTTTTATAAAATCACCTATCCACACCACTGAAGAAGTCGCTGTCGATTATGATTTCGGTGATGTGACTATGGGTAATGGTGCATCCCAAACCTGGGAGTTCACTGCTCCTGAAAATGCAGCCGTGTACATCAGTCAAATCACAATTACAGGGGATGATTTCTGGGCAGATACTGACTGCTTAGGAAAACTAGATGCGACCTACTCTTGCACATTCACACTGTACTTTGTGCCATCTAAAGAAGGCGCAGTTACAGGCACTGTGAAAATCATGACGAATTTAGATAACGTCACTATAAATGCAAAAGCTAAAGGTGTCGCAGCTCCCGCTCAGTAA
- a CDS encoding superoxide dismutase: MFKLPTLPYAKTDLAPLFNEEQMTYHYDKHHKTYIDNLNKAMETDSSLKGKSLEEIVLSSTGGNFNNSAQAWNHTFFWFNMAPAGKGGKPSADLETAIKRDFGSMDELKAKFVDGGVKTFGSGWIWLCTDASGKLSLVSTSNAAVPFTNNGPAPIMVADVWEHAYYVDYRNLRLKYLETFWSQVNWDYVSQCYASKKVQDLTKAMT, from the coding sequence ATGTTCAAACTTCCAACACTTCCGTATGCAAAAACAGATTTGGCTCCTTTGTTCAACGAAGAACAAATGACTTATCACTACGACAAACATCACAAAACTTACATCGACAACTTGAACAAAGCGATGGAAACAGACTCTTCTCTTAAAGGTAAATCTTTGGAAGAGATCGTTCTTTCTTCAACTGGCGGTAACTTCAATAACTCCGCTCAAGCTTGGAATCACACATTCTTCTGGTTCAACATGGCTCCGGCAGGCAAAGGTGGTAAACCATCTGCTGATCTTGAAACTGCAATCAAACGCGATTTCGGTTCTATGGACGAGCTAAAAGCTAAGTTCGTTGACGGTGGTGTTAAAACTTTCGGCTCTGGTTGGATCTGGTTGTGCACAGATGCTTCAGGCAAATTAAGTCTAGTATCAACTTCGAATGCAGCGGTTCCATTCACTAACAACGGCCCAGCTCCAATTATGGTTGCTGACGTTTGGGAACACGCATACTACGTTGATTACCGCAATCTTCGTCTTAAATACCTAGAAACTTTCTGGTCACAAGTAAACTGGGACTACGTATCTCAATGTTACGCCTCTAAGAAAGTTCAAGATTTGACGAAAGCGATGACATAG
- the speE gene encoding polyamine aminopropyltransferase has translation MNALGRHILVEFSGCNAEVLNDVSIIEKSMIEAAQIAGATVINSTFHHFSPWGVSGVVVIQESHLAIHTWPEYRYAAVDLFTCGETVDPWVSFEHLKKAFQANYSAIEMNRGSLHVIQKTDFKPKTMREKPSFDLSKGVQIERNVWFTDKDENQALSLRYTGDVLFDETNPFQRVRVLNSYSHGKFLAINNMVMCSERDEFHYHEMITHPVMQAHGKAKNILVIGGGDGGTIRELFKYDVEKVTMVEIDEAVVRASKLHLPNIASEFGNPKLNLIIGDGIQFVKDAAPNTYDIIIVDGSDPVGPAEGLFTAEFYNNCKTALKDGGMVITQGESPMFHEGTFVELNKCLKGIFGQSSVHTMLFHATTYPSGMWSLQMGVKGSTHPASDFNKDNARQFSKAKGLKYYNEDLHTAAFSLPTFVKTMLGQN, from the coding sequence TTGAATGCTTTAGGTCGCCACATTTTGGTTGAGTTCAGCGGTTGTAACGCTGAGGTTTTGAACGACGTTTCTATCATCGAAAAAAGTATGATCGAGGCGGCACAAATCGCAGGTGCTACTGTGATCAACTCGACATTCCACCACTTTTCTCCATGGGGAGTGAGCGGTGTGGTTGTTATTCAGGAAAGTCACTTGGCGATCCATACATGGCCTGAATACAGATACGCAGCTGTGGATCTTTTCACATGCGGCGAAACTGTAGATCCATGGGTTTCTTTTGAACACCTTAAAAAAGCATTCCAGGCAAACTACTCTGCGATCGAAATGAATCGCGGTTCTTTGCACGTGATCCAAAAAACAGATTTTAAACCGAAAACAATGCGCGAAAAGCCATCTTTCGATTTATCGAAGGGTGTTCAGATCGAACGCAATGTTTGGTTCACTGACAAAGATGAAAACCAAGCTTTGTCGCTTCGTTACACTGGTGATGTTTTGTTTGATGAAACAAATCCGTTCCAACGCGTTCGCGTGTTGAATTCTTACTCTCACGGTAAATTCCTGGCGATCAACAACATGGTTATGTGCTCTGAGCGCGATGAATTCCATTACCACGAGATGATCACTCACCCGGTGATGCAAGCCCACGGGAAAGCGAAAAATATTCTGGTTATCGGTGGCGGTGATGGCGGAACTATCCGCGAACTTTTCAAATACGACGTTGAGAAAGTGACAATGGTTGAAATTGATGAAGCGGTTGTTCGCGCTTCCAAGCTTCATTTGCCAAACATCGCGTCTGAGTTCGGCAACCCGAAATTGAATCTTATTATCGGTGACGGCATCCAGTTTGTTAAAGATGCCGCTCCAAACACTTACGATATCATCATTGTGGATGGTTCGGACCCGGTAGGTCCTGCAGAGGGCTTGTTCACGGCGGAATTTTATAACAACTGTAAGACTGCACTTAAAGACGGCGGTATGGTTATCACTCAAGGTGAATCACCGATGTTCCATGAGGGGACTTTCGTTGAGCTGAATAAGTGCCTAAAAGGCATCTTTGGTCAAAGCAGTGTTCACACGATGCTTTTCCACGCAACGACTTACCCGTCGGGGATGTGGAGCTTGCAAATGGGTGTTAAGGGCTCAACTCACCCTGCGTCTGATTTCAACAAAGACAATGCGCGCCAATTCTCCAAGGCTAAGGGTCTTAAGTATTATAACGAAGACCTGCACACTGCAGCTTTCTCGTTGCCGACATTTGTTAAAACAATGTTGGGCCAAAACTAA
- a CDS encoding class I SAM-dependent methyltransferase: protein MQMIKNRLEKNYKKLKSWAERAGIQAYRLYDRDIPEYPFIVDIYGDHFLIYDKGDSRDIEKNHLPHVIEALQALFKVDESKIVIKKRERQEGLKQYEKLDQKDQTFTVKESQATFKVNLYDYLDTGLFLDHRPMRQKIYKTVNGKKFLNLFCYTGSVSVFAALAGAKTTSVDMSQTYLAWAQENFELNNIPMAQHSFINANVLEWLDRNQGKPAFDVIFLDPPTFSNSKKMTDSFDVERDQELLVNECMSMLEPGGVLYFSNNKRKFHLSPAIKEQYKVRDITEESIPQDFHDKKIHVCFEIRAL from the coding sequence ATGCAAATGATCAAAAATCGTCTTGAAAAGAACTATAAGAAACTTAAATCTTGGGCCGAGCGTGCTGGGATTCAAGCTTACCGTCTTTACGACCGTGATATCCCAGAATATCCGTTCATCGTGGACATCTATGGCGATCACTTCTTGATCTATGATAAGGGCGACAGTCGGGATATCGAAAAGAACCATCTACCGCACGTCATCGAGGCCTTGCAGGCTTTGTTCAAAGTGGATGAATCGAAAATCGTGATTAAAAAACGCGAACGCCAAGAAGGTTTAAAGCAATATGAAAAACTAGATCAAAAGGATCAAACCTTCACTGTCAAAGAATCCCAAGCGACTTTCAAGGTGAACCTTTATGATTATCTTGATACAGGTTTGTTCTTAGATCACCGTCCCATGCGCCAAAAGATCTACAAGACAGTGAACGGCAAAAAATTTCTGAATCTGTTCTGCTACACCGGCTCCGTTAGCGTATTTGCGGCTTTGGCCGGGGCTAAAACGACCTCCGTTGACATGTCTCAAACCTATTTGGCTTGGGCTCAAGAAAATTTCGAGCTTAATAATATTCCTATGGCCCAACACAGCTTCATCAACGCAAATGTGCTGGAGTGGTTGGACCGAAACCAAGGGAAGCCAGCTTTCGACGTGATTTTCTTGGATCCTCCGACTTTTTCGAACTCTAAAAAAATGACAGATAGTTTTGATGTCGAACGCGATCAGGAACTGCTTGTAAACGAGTGCATGAGCATGCTGGAGCCGGGCGGAGTTTTGTATTTCTCGAACAATAAACGCAAGTTTCACCTCTCACCTGCAATTAAAGAGCAGTACAAGGTTCGCGACATCACCGAGGAAAGCATTCCTCAGGATTTCCACGATAAAAAAATCCACGTCTGCTTTGAGATCCGCGCCCTTTAA
- a CDS encoding Bd3614 family nucleic acid deaminase encodes MQGLFDRHKDHSFFILRQRIFTTAPLSEMCQGMVKVVAKRATGDIVPKRDSEFSEHLEFIEVDLAENFVVAVMHLNPENQMQIQKVQLWLESLKPLNDLDHLRFAHNLSKQVPRGEVLHDYDREIAALLIAPDGKVLSYGVNSNSINKTLHAEVNLVQRYFRENGRKIPPGSVLYSTHKPCKMCAGMIYEWSENPDQLKVYYSVEESGGMSKQTVLDRYGLNQRIN; translated from the coding sequence ATGCAGGGCCTTTTCGATCGGCACAAAGATCACAGCTTTTTCATATTGCGCCAAAGAATTTTCACCACGGCTCCATTATCGGAAATGTGTCAGGGGATGGTTAAGGTCGTCGCCAAACGTGCAACAGGGGATATCGTTCCAAAGAGGGATTCTGAATTTTCAGAACACCTGGAATTTATAGAAGTCGACTTGGCGGAAAACTTCGTCGTGGCAGTGATGCATCTGAATCCTGAAAATCAAATGCAGATACAGAAAGTACAGCTGTGGCTGGAAAGTTTAAAACCGCTGAACGACTTGGATCATTTGCGGTTTGCTCATAATTTATCAAAACAAGTCCCCCGTGGCGAAGTCCTGCATGATTATGATCGCGAGATTGCGGCACTGCTTATTGCTCCGGATGGAAAAGTTCTCAGTTACGGAGTTAATTCCAACTCCATCAATAAAACCCTGCATGCGGAAGTAAATTTGGTGCAAAGATATTTTCGAGAAAACGGACGAAAAATTCCCCCAGGGTCCGTTTTGTATAGCACTCACAAACCCTGCAAAATGTGCGCAGGAATGATTTACGAGTGGTCTGAAAATCCAGATCAGTTAAAAGTGTATTACTCTGTGGAAGAATCCGGTGGTATGTCCAAGCAGACTGTTTTAGATCGCTACGGGCTTAATCAGCGAATTAACTAA
- a CDS encoding PAS domain-containing hybrid sensor histidine kinase/response regulator: MNKSAYEALVNSHALIEFDPEGRILWANRNFLNLVGYEMDEIHGKPHSIFLPSYDLHANEYAELWDTLRAGNPQVGEFKRLSKSGTEIWVHCSYTPVKNDSGDVIKILSMAFDITEKRQLAENLERKNQELLSTAAKARAATYAKSVFLANMSHEIRTPLNSIIGITDTLAETPLDGQQTSFVEILQRANYQLMTIINDVLDLSKVEAGEIVLHMLPFSLQRMIDDIVSILDFRAKEKGLQLKVTVAPDIQDYYIGDSDRLRQVLINLLNNAIKFTHQGTVSLHVQNNNTTRTGNLLFSVSDTGIGVSKQKFKDIFRPFTQADPTTTRRYGGTGLGLSISQKIVSLMGGLIWLESEPNVGSTFYFTASMPATTERKTSMHNPLQGRYQLNDINHFIQEQRLKVLVVDDVDDNRNLLGIYLQKTIHQITYAESGSDAVGLAKTNHYDVIFMDVQMPGMDGHEATMRIREIEAEQGRRKARIFACTANAFAEDIERSMKAGCDMHLSKPIRKDTLIKAINSCFAVNEVAVS; the protein is encoded by the coding sequence ATGAACAAATCGGCGTACGAAGCGCTCGTAAATTCCCATGCACTCATCGAGTTTGATCCCGAAGGCAGAATCCTTTGGGCCAATCGGAATTTTTTGAATCTTGTGGGTTACGAAATGGACGAGATTCACGGAAAGCCTCACTCTATTTTCCTTCCGTCCTACGATCTTCACGCCAATGAGTACGCAGAGTTGTGGGATACTTTGCGTGCAGGCAATCCGCAAGTGGGCGAGTTCAAACGTCTTTCAAAATCAGGAACAGAAATCTGGGTTCATTGCTCCTACACTCCCGTCAAAAATGATAGCGGGGATGTGATCAAAATTCTCTCCATGGCATTTGATATCACCGAGAAAAGACAACTCGCTGAAAATTTAGAAAGAAAAAATCAAGAGCTTCTTTCCACTGCAGCCAAAGCACGTGCTGCCACTTACGCAAAATCTGTATTCTTGGCAAACATGAGCCACGAAATTCGCACGCCACTAAATTCCATTATCGGTATCACAGATACTTTGGCAGAAACGCCCTTAGACGGCCAGCAAACTTCGTTTGTTGAGATCTTACAAAGAGCTAACTATCAACTGATGACTATCATCAATGACGTGTTGGATTTGTCCAAAGTGGAAGCCGGCGAAATTGTTTTGCACATGTTACCATTTAGCCTTCAAAGAATGATCGACGATATCGTATCGATTCTGGATTTCCGCGCGAAAGAAAAAGGCTTACAACTTAAGGTCACCGTCGCCCCTGACATTCAAGACTACTACATCGGCGATTCAGATCGTCTGCGCCAAGTCCTGATCAATCTTTTGAACAATGCGATCAAGTTCACTCATCAAGGAACAGTTTCGCTACATGTTCAAAATAATAACACCACTCGGACCGGAAATTTATTATTCAGTGTTTCAGACACGGGCATCGGGGTCTCTAAGCAAAAATTCAAAGATATTTTCCGTCCCTTCACACAAGCTGATCCGACGACAACTCGTCGTTATGGGGGCACCGGATTGGGGCTTTCTATCTCTCAGAAAATCGTAAGCCTCATGGGGGGCCTGATCTGGCTTGAAAGCGAGCCCAATGTCGGTAGTACTTTCTATTTCACGGCTTCGATGCCTGCGACGACCGAGCGAAAAACCAGCATGCACAATCCATTGCAAGGTCGTTACCAGCTGAATGACATTAACCACTTCATTCAAGAACAGCGCCTGAAGGTATTGGTCGTCGACGATGTGGATGACAACCGCAATTTGCTGGGGATTTACTTACAAAAAACTATTCATCAAATCACTTACGCAGAAAGCGGCAGCGATGCTGTTGGTTTAGCTAAAACGAATCACTATGATGTGATCTTTATGGACGTGCAGATGCCAGGAATGGATGGGCACGAAGCCACGATGCGCATTCGTGAAATCGAAGCAGAACAAGGTCGCCGCAAAGCTCGCATTTTTGCTTGTACAGCAAATGCATTTGCCGAAGATATCGAACGCAGCATGAAGGCTGGCTGTGATATGCACTTATCAAAACCAATTCGTAAGGACACATTGATCAAAGCGATCAATTCTTGCTTTGCGGTAAATGAAGTGGCGGTTAGTTAA
- a CDS encoding CPXCG motif-containing cysteine-rich protein, with translation MTSPEFESFDNAEIEQYFQCPYCHQAISMLVDISEPGRQIYIEDCEVCCKPIQIAYSTDQGRLVDFSAQRI, from the coding sequence ATGACCAGCCCGGAATTTGAAAGTTTCGATAACGCGGAAATTGAACAATACTTCCAGTGTCCTTACTGCCATCAAGCGATTTCGATGCTGGTGGATATCTCGGAACCAGGTCGACAAATCTATATCGAAGACTGCGAAGTCTGCTGCAAACCCATTCAGATCGCTTATTCCACGGATCAAGGACGCCTCGTGGATTTTTCGGCGCAGAGAATCTAA
- a CDS encoding DASH family cryptochrome has protein sequence MRALYWFRNDLRLHDNEALTWLCQNAEAVLFVYSYPLNFSRAGKFRRKFLLETLASLEKELETRGHNLVITYAHPEEVLPTLIHKYKIDTLVYTEEYTPEETREEKLVTSRTVVDRIMSFDQRTLLKKSVLPFPLIELPQNLAEFQVLLNSKVPEKVLPIPLVWPEPIDADEFELDLNRELRMFMTPSRFSGGEIQALTRLKEFIWDKDLLRSFKDSHSELMSFDDSSKFSPWLSNGSLSPRVIYWEVKAYEKERTSNDSTNWMLMDLLRRDFFKYYALKLGPFLFQADTNPTHQPLVDDRLQQELFKSWKVGATGREYVDGNMKELNETGFLSYRGRQDVANYLTETLSLDWRWGARYFEEMLIDYDAASNWGNWNYVVGVNEPISPQKRHGGLYDQPGI, from the coding sequence ATGAGGGCTCTTTACTGGTTCCGCAACGATCTCAGACTCCATGATAACGAAGCACTAACTTGGCTCTGTCAAAACGCCGAGGCGGTTCTATTCGTTTATTCGTATCCACTCAATTTCAGTCGCGCTGGAAAATTTCGTCGTAAATTTCTTTTAGAAACATTGGCGAGTCTTGAAAAAGAGTTGGAAACTCGCGGCCATAACCTGGTGATCACATATGCTCACCCCGAAGAGGTTTTGCCTACTCTGATCCATAAATACAAAATCGATACCTTGGTTTACACCGAGGAATACACCCCTGAAGAAACCCGCGAAGAAAAGTTGGTGACATCACGGACAGTTGTCGATCGAATCATGTCCTTTGACCAACGCACCCTTTTGAAAAAATCAGTTTTGCCTTTCCCCTTAATAGAGCTTCCGCAAAACCTGGCAGAGTTTCAGGTCCTGTTAAACAGTAAAGTTCCTGAAAAGGTTTTACCCATTCCCTTGGTATGGCCCGAACCCATCGACGCCGACGAATTTGAACTGGATCTCAATCGCGAGCTTCGCATGTTTATGACACCCTCCAGATTTTCGGGAGGAGAAATCCAAGCATTAACTCGTTTAAAAGAGTTCATTTGGGATAAAGATCTATTGCGCAGCTTTAAAGACTCTCATTCAGAATTGATGAGTTTTGATGATAGCTCTAAATTTTCACCGTGGCTTTCAAACGGTAGCTTATCGCCGCGAGTGATTTATTGGGAAGTGAAAGCTTACGAAAAGGAGCGCACCTCCAACGATTCAACCAACTGGATGTTGATGGATCTTTTGCGTCGAGATTTTTTCAAATACTACGCTCTGAAATTAGGACCATTTTTATTTCAAGCAGATACGAATCCCACACATCAACCACTTGTGGATGATCGGCTTCAACAAGAACTTTTCAAAAGCTGGAAAGTAGGAGCAACAGGTCGCGAGTATGTCGACGGAAACATGAAAGAGCTGAATGAAACCGGCTTCCTTTCCTATCGAGGTCGGCAAGACGTCGCGAATTATCTGACCGAAACCTTAAGCCTGGATTGGCGTTGGGGCGCTCGCTATTTTGAAGAGATGCTGATCGATTATGATGCCGCTAGTAACTGGGGGAATTGGAATTACGTCGTGGGAGTGAATGAGCCCATCTCCCCGCAAAAACGCCATGGAGGATTATATGACCAGCCCGGAATTTGA
- a CDS encoding fibronectin type III domain-containing protein — translation MKIFASLIAFAFTLALTAPVVASEGHSGPNIHTKEELGKKMNSLFPPKQMDKEAQTVPAKPELTSPEYFAAIKGETVTLKWKEAKDAQEYHVQVATDANFKWLVAEDQHVKATTFDVAKLEAGKHYFWRVASVRPNNWSTFRKSYFAMSMFETPGAATVPAAGEPKAPAADTPAK, via the coding sequence ATGAAGATCTTCGCATCTCTTATCGCGTTTGCATTCACACTAGCTTTGACAGCTCCGGTTGTTGCTTCTGAAGGTCATTCTGGACCAAACATTCACACGAAAGAAGAACTTGGTAAAAAAATGAATTCTTTGTTCCCACCAAAGCAAATGGACAAAGAAGCGCAAACAGTTCCAGCTAAACCTGAGCTTACTAGCCCAGAGTATTTCGCTGCGATCAAAGGTGAGACGGTTACATTGAAATGGAAAGAAGCTAAAGACGCGCAAGAATACCACGTTCAAGTTGCGACAGATGCGAATTTCAAATGGTTAGTAGCTGAAGATCAACACGTAAAAGCAACGACATTCGACGTTGCTAAACTTGAAGCAGGTAAACACTACTTCTGGCGTGTGGCATCTGTCAGACCAAACAACTGGAGCACGTTCCGCAAATCTTACTTTGCAATGTCCATGTTCGAAACTCCAGGAGCTGCAACTGTGCCAGCTGCTGGCGAACCGAAAGCTCCTGCTGCTGATACTCCTGCAAAATAG